The following nucleotide sequence is from Tolumonas lignilytica.
TTTACTGACCGGAATAAAAAATCCCCAGACACCGCTGTGACTGTCTCGTCGAAATTGCCCCATTACAGGTGAAAAACCAGGCCGGGCAGCCACTTCAGAAATGCGTAAATAACAGCTATACATCAAACTCACCAAAAATAGCGTTCTTTCGTGCAAATCTGGCTGTTTACTGGCCAATGCTTCTGCTGCAGAGATGACATAAGACCACTGTAACTCACTGAATGATTTTATGTTTTCCTCATCATCGAGCATATTACCCCGTAATGGTGATACAGAAAATCGGCTTTGTTTCATCCACATCATGGCCGGATTTCTTTCTGTGTATTCCTCATTAATCAAGTAACCATAATATGCTGATAAAATAGCCATTTTTGTTTTTAATGCTTTATCACTCAGACGGTAGGCTAATGGCTGGTTATTGTCTTTTTTCCCTAGAAATGGCCGCCATAAAGGATTAGGTACCCGCTCCCCCCACTCTTTCACAGTGACAAACTGCGCCACATTTCGATAAGCAATCAGTTCCTTGGGTGGATCCATGCAATAGTTAACATACGCGTTCATCATGCGGCGATTCACTTCCGCCGGAGAGATCCCTTCCACGTCAAAACACCAATGCAAATAAGTCGTGAGCTCACTTCGATATGTTTTGTAGTTATTTTCATTGAAACGATGCTCACTCAACCAATCAACGGCATGTTCATAGACCAGCGCAGCATCATATACATGATGGATCGTGATATCCGCGACATGCTGATTGACGGTCGGATTACCTTCATCCAAATATTGTGGTGAATCAAAAAGCGGAATAACAGGAGGGTTATCTTGCATTGCTTGCTCTTGGCTATTTCACATAATTCCATTATATATCAATAAGCTAATATCACATCGCCGATTTTTATCGACTCGCAATAGTGCTAATCAGATATCTGCAGAGATCCACAAGACAGATGCGGCTGAAAATACAAATATGGTGTTATGATATCAACAACCAGTCATGTATCACTTAGCGGAGCTTTCCCTGCATGTTTCAACACGTAGACATCTACCCAGGAGACCCAATCCTTTCACTGGTAGATACTTTCAAAAAAGACACCCGTTCCCACAAAGTTAATTTAGGTATCGGTATTTATTACGATGAAGCCGGTAATATTCCTGTTTTAGGATCTGTTCAAAAAGCAGAAGCCGCAATCGCGCAAACCATTACTCCACGCTCATATTTACCCATGGAAGGCGCACCTGATTACCGTAAGGCGGTCCAGGAGTTATTGTGGGGCAATGATAATCCAGCGTTAAAATCAGGTCGAATTGCCACGATCCAGACACTGGGTGGCTCTGGCGCTTTAAAAGTAGGTGCGGATTTTTTACATCGTTATTTTCCGCAAAGTGAAGTCTGGGTCAGTGATCCAACCTGGGATAATCACCATGCCATTTTTCAAGGTGCAGGCATCAGCACACATACCTACCCGT
It contains:
- a CDS encoding tyrosine-type recombinase/integrase gives rise to the protein MQDNPPVIPLFDSPQYLDEGNPTVNQHVADITIHHVYDAALVYEHAVDWLSEHRFNENNYKTYRSELTTYLHWCFDVEGISPAEVNRRMMNAYVNYCMDPPKELIAYRNVAQFVTVKEWGERVPNPLWRPFLGKKDNNQPLAYRLSDKALKTKMAILSAYYGYLINEEYTERNPAMMWMKQSRFSVSPLRGNMLDDEENIKSFSELQWSYVISAAEALASKQPDLHERTLFLVSLMYSCYLRISEVAARPGFSPVMGQFRRDSHSGVWGFFIPVSKGGKRRTVAVSNQLLVALKRYREYLGLSALPTPNESTPLFLRHKAAGRGRDAGLRNANLGVRQLRDDINFLIQTAADLAQEDGFEQDAQEMRQMTPHSIRHTGITHDINLNGRPLSHVQADAGHDSIDTTSQYLHTTKIERHETAAAKQINRLKGIN